The window TGCAGGGCCAGACCACCACGCTGCCCGTCACGCTCGAGCACATGGTCTACCACACCGCCTGCGCGGCGCGTGGCAACCAGACCGCGCTGCTGGTGGCCGACCTGCCCTTCGGCACCTATCCCACCCCGGAGGCCGCCTATGAGAGCGCCGTCGCGCTGATGCGCGCCGGTGCCCAGATGGTCAAGATCGAGGGCGGCGAATGGCTGGCGCCGACGGTCAAGTTCCTGGTCGAGCGCAGCATCCCGGTGTGCGCCCATATCGGCCTGACGCCGCAATCGGTCCACGCCTTCGGCGGTTTCAAGGTGCAGGGCAAGACCGACGCCGGCGCCGAACAGCTCAGGCGCGATGCAACCGCGCTGCAGGCCGCCGGCGCCCAGCTGGTGGTGATGGAAGCCGTACCCGCCAAGCTGGCGGCCGAGGTCACGGCGCAGCTGACCATCCCCACCATCGGCATCGGCGCGGGCGTGGACTGTTCGGGCCAGGTGCTGGTGCTGCAGGACATGCTGAACATCTACCCGGGCCGCAAAGCCAAGTTCGTGCGCAACTTCATGGATGGCCAGACCTCGATCGAGGCTGCCGTACGCGCCTACGTGGCCGCGGTCAAGGACGGCAGCTTCCCCGCCGTCGAACACACCTTCTCCGCCTGACGCCCCCGCGCCGGGGCCATGCCCCGGCTCCCCGGCCGCGGCCCGCCGGACATGGCCGGCCGCAGCCCGCCTTCAGCGACCCCCTCCACGCCCGCCCCCTCCGGGCAAGGGCAGCCATCTCCCGCCCGCCGTGCCGCCAAGAAAGTTACTTGTCACGCACTTTCAAGGGCACCGGCCAGGTTCCTTGTCGTCCGCTTTCTTGATGCAGCGCAGTTCCCGCCGCAAGGGGCCACGGTAAGATGGCCGGGCAGTTCACTCATACCGCAATTGGGAAACCGGTCCGCCAGGACCCCGACAAGGCCCTGATTCTATGACTGATCCCCCTGCCGGCCACTGCGACCCGGTACCGACGCCACCCCCCTGGCACACCCTGTCCGACGTGGAAGTCGCGCGAGTGCTGCGTACGGACCCGGCCGGCGGCATCACCGACACGGAGGCCACGCGGCGGCTCGCCGAGGTCGGTCCCAACCGACTGGCGCCGCCCAAGCGGCGCGGCCCGCTGATGCGGCTGCTGCTGCAATTCCACAACATCCTCCTCTACGTCATCCTGGCCTCGGCCGTCATCTCGGCCATCCTCGGCCACTGGGTGGATGCCGGCGTGCTGCTGGTGGCGGTGCTGGTCAACGCGGGCATCGGCTTCATCCAGGAAGGCAAGGCGGAGGCGGCCATCGATGCCATCCGCGCCATGCTGTCGCCACACGCCACCGTGGTACGCGACGGTGCACGGCGCGAGATCGACGCGGCAGCGCTGGTTCCCGGCGACGTGGTGGCCCTGGCCTCGGGCGACCGCGTACCCGCCGACCTGCGTCTGCTGACCGTCAAGGAACTGCGCGTGGAAGAGGCCGCACTGACCGGCGAATCGCTGCCGGTGGAGAAAAGCGCCACGCCGGTGGCCGCCGATGCGCCGCTGGGCGACCGCTTCGGCATGGCCTACTCGGGCACGCTGGTGGTGTACGGACAGGCTACCGGTGTGGTGGTGGCCACCGGCGGGGCGACCGAGCTGGGCAAGATCGACGGAATGCTGGGCGACATCGAGAACCTGGCCACGCCGCTGCTGCGCCAGATCGACCGCTTCGGCCGTGGCCTGGCGATCGCCATCCTGCTGCTGTCGGCGCTGACGTTCGTGGCCGGCATCGCCTGGCGCGGCCACGCGCCGGCCGCAATGTTCATGATGGTGGTGGCGCTGGCGGCCTCGGCCATCCCCGAAGGACTGCCGGCCATCATGACGGTCACGCTGGCCCTCGGCGTGCAGCGCATGGCGCGGCGCAACGCCATCGTGCGGCGCCTGCCGGCGGTGGAGACGCTGGGCTCGGTGACGGTGATCTGCTCGGACAAGACCGGCACGCTCACGCGCAACGAGATGACCGTGCAGCGCATGGTCTGCGCCGGCCGCGTCTATGACGTCGGCGGCGTGGGCTACGCGCCCGACGGCGAATTCCGCGTCGACGGCCGCGCGGTCGATCCCGGCGACGCGCCGGCACTGGCGATGGCGCTGCGTGCGGGGGTGCTGTGCAACGACGCCCGCATGCGCCACGAGGACGGCCTGTGGCATGTGGAGGGCGACCCCACCGAAGGTGCGCTGCTGGTCGCCGGCAGCAAGGCCGGACTATCGCAGCAGTCGGCCGGCGAGAGCTGGCCCCGGCTGGATTCGATCCCCTTCGAATCCGAGCACCGCTTCATGGCCACCTACCACCGCGATGCCGGCGGCGCACCGTGGATCCTGGCCAAGGGGGCACCGGAGCGCATCCTCGACATGTGCGCCCTGCAGTGGGATGGCGATGGCGAACACGCGCTCGATGTCGACTACTGGCGCCGCATGGCCACCGACACCGCGGCCCAGGGCCTGCGCCTGCTGGCGCTGGCCTGCAAGCGCGCCGCGCCGGCGGACGCGCGGCTGGATTTTGCCGACATGGAGAGCGGCTACACGCTGCTGGCCCTGGTCGGCATCATCGATCCGCCGCGCGAGGAAGCCATCCGCGCCGTCGACGAATGCCACCGTGCCGGCATCCGCGTCAAGATGATCACCGGCGACCACGCGGAAACCGCCCGCGCGATCGGCGCGCAACTCGCCATCGGGGTCGGCAAGCCGGCGCTGACGGGCAGCGAGGTGGCGCTGATGGACGACGCCGCGCTGCGCCGCGTGGCCATGGAAGTCGACGTGTTCGCGCGCGCCAGCCCCGAGCACAAGCTGCGCCTGGTGGCGGCGCTGCAGCAGGCCGGCCAGGTGGTGTCGATGACCGGCGACGGCGTCAACGATGCCCCCGCGCTCAAGCGTGCCGACGTCGGCGTGGCGATGGGTCTGAAGGGTACCGAGGCCGCCAAGGAGGCCGCCGACGTGGTGCTCGCCGACGACAATTTCGCCGCCATCGCGCGCGCCGTGCGCGAAGGCCGCGCGGTCTACGACAACCTGAAGAAATTCATCCTCTTCATGCTGCCCACCAACGGCGGCGAGGCCCTGATCGTGATCGCGGCCATCCTGTTCGACCTGCCGCTGCCGCTGACCCCGGCCCAGGTACTGTGGATCAATATGGTCACCTCCAGCGCGCTGGGCCTGGCGCTGGCCTTCGAGCCCGCCGAGCCGGGCCTCATGGCGCGGCGCCCGCGCCCGGTCGGCGAGCCGTTGCTGTCGGGCTTCTTCGTCTGGCGCGTACTGATGGTGTCGGTACTGATGATGGCCGGCGCACTCGGGCTGTTCCTGTGGGAACTGGCCGACGGCACCAGCCTGGAGACGGCGCGCACGATGGCGGTCAACGCCGTGGTCGCCGCCGAGATGTTCTACCTGCTCAACAGCCGGCATATCTTCCATACCGTGATCAGCCGCGAGGGCCTGTTCGGCAACCCCTACGTGCTGGCCTCGATCGCCGCCTGCGTGCCGCTGCAGCTCGCCTACACCCACCTGCCGGTCATGCAGACCGTATTCGGCTCGACCGACCTGAGCGCGCTGGAATGGGCCAAGGCGATCGGCGCCGGGCTGCTGGTGTTCTGCGGCTCGGAGCTGGAGAAGACCGTGATCCGCCGCCTGCCGGTCGGCCGGCGGCTGGCAACCCGCTGAGCGCCGTGCCGCGCCTGCCGGCATTCCAAACCCGTGAGAACGCCATGACCACGTCCACCGCCCCCGACCCGACACCATTCCCCGCCCGCCTGCTGCTGGCGACCGACCTTTCCGCGCGCTGCGACCGCGCGCTCGACCGTGCCGCCCAGCTCGCCGGCCAGTGGCAGGCCGGCCTGCTGGTCGGCCACGTGCTCGATCCCGCCGCGCATCCGGACCAGGCCCTGGCCTGGGCCGCCGGCACCGGCGCGGGCGACGCGCTGCGCATCGCCCGCCAGCAGCTCGCGCGCGACCTGGCGGGCCTGCCGGTGCAGGCCGACATGCAGATAGCGAAGTCCAAGGACGTGGCGGCCGGCATCCGGGACATGGCCGACGCGGCCGGCGCAGACCTCGTGGTCACCGGCGTGGCGCGCTTCGAGCTGCTGGGACGCTTCCTGCTCGGCTCCAGCGTCGAGCGGCTGGCGCGCAGCCTGCCGCAGCCCCTGCTGGTAGTGCGCAACCGCCCGCACGGCCCCTATCGCGAAATCGTGGTCGCCTGCGACTTCTCGCCGGCCTCGCGCGATGCGCTGCGGTGCGCCGCGCGGCTGTTCCCCGGACAAGAGCTGACCGTCTTCCACGCCTACCAGCAGCCCTATTCCGGAATGGCCGACACCGCGCCGCCGGCGCGCGGCATCCCGCAGGCGGAACAGGATGCCTGCGCCGCCTTCCTCGCCGACAGCAAGCTGCCCGCCTCGACGCGGGTGCGCCCGGTGATCCTGCGCGGTGCGCTGGAGCTGCTGCTGACCCAGCACGTGCGCCGGCACGAAGCCGACCTGGTGGTGATGGGCGCGCAGGGTCGCGGCGCACTGGCCAGCGCGCTGCTCGGCAGCACCGCGGCACGGCTGCTCGACTGCCTGCCGTGCGACGCACTGGTGGTGCATCGGCCGCGCGCGGCGGCCGACTGAGTCTGTGCGACGCCGCTTGGCCCGGTCCGGCCGGGTTCGGAACGGATCCAGGCCGGTTTCAGGCGGGTTTCAGGCCGGTTTCAGGCGTGCCGGCAGCACGCCGCGCAGTGAGTTCACCACCACCAGCGCCTGCGCGCGCGCCAGCATCGCGCGCGTGATCACGCCTTCGGCAGCCGGGCCGTCCAGCAGGGCATCGCCCTGCTCCAGCACCACGGCGCGCATGACCCCGGGCAGGATGTCCGCGGCCAGCGGGGGCGTCAGCCAGCGTCCGTCGACCTTGACGAAGACGCTGCTGCGCCCGCCCTCGAGCAGTTCATCGCGCTGGTTGAAGAAGAGGCGATCGAAAGCGCCGGCGCGCTCGGCCGCCTGCCAGCCCGCGTCATAGACCGCGCGTGCACTGGTCTTGTGGCGGCGCAAGGGATCGGCCCCAGCCAGGGGCTCGGGAGCCTGGTCGAGCCAGACCCGGCCTTCCTCCATGGCCAGCGGGGCCAGCGGCCCGCTCGTCACCTGCAGGGAGCCGGCCTTGTCCAGCGCCAGCCGCACACGCCAGTCCCCGGCGCCCAGGCGCACGGCCTCGGCGGTGGCGGCCTGCGCTGCCGCTGCGGCATCGAAGGCGAAGCCGAAACAGGCGGCCGACGCCGCCAGCCGTTCCAGGTGCCGCGCCAGGCGCAGGCATTGCCCGCCATTCGCGCGCAAGGTCTCGAACAGGGTGAAACCCGGATCGTATGCGGTCAGGAAGCGCGCCTTCCAGCCACACTCGGCATATTCGTCGGCCGCCACGCTGTCGTGCACGATGCCACCGCCCACGCCCATCTCGCCACGGCGCAGGCCGTCGGCGCCGGGTGCGCCCAGCACCAGCGTGCGGATCGCCACGGACAGCGTGAACGGGCCGATCCCGTCGCCGCTGCCCTGCCCCGCCGCTGCGGCGGGCGGGTCGATCCAGCCGACCGAGCCGGTGTAGAGGCCGCGCGGAGCCGGCTCCAGTTCGGCGATGATCTGCATGGTGCGCCGCTTGGGCGCGCCGGTGATCGAGCCGCAGGGAAACAGCGCGCCCAGCAACTGTGCCAGTGAGGTGCCGGCGCGGGCGCGCGCGGTCACGGTGGAGGTCATCTGCAGCACGCGCCCGAAGGGCTGCACGGTGAAGCGGTCCGGTACCGCCACGCTGCCGGGCACGGCGATGCGGCCCAGGTCGTTGCGCAGCAGGTCGACGATCATCACGTTCTCGGCGCGGTTCTTCGCATCGGCGGCCAGCGCCGACGCGGCGGCCGCGTCGCCAGCGGCGTCGCCCGTGCGCGGAGCGGTCCCCTTCATCGGCCGGGCCAGCAGGCTGCCCGCCCCATCGTGGCTGACGAACAGCTCGGGCGACAGCGACAGCACCCAGCCGTCGCCGGGCAGGCATGCCAGCACGCCGTATGGCACCGGCTGCGCCGCGCGCAGCCCGGCGAACAACGCGGCTGGCGCGCCGAAGGCGGAAAAGCGCAGCCGCTGGGTGTAGTTGACCTGGTAGGTGTCGCCGGCTTCGATCCATTGATGGATGCGCGCGATGGCGTCCTCGAAGGCGGTCCGCGAGGTATCGGAGGCGACCTGCATCACGCCTGCGGGCGCGCCGCCGCCAGCGCCTGCACCGGCCAGCCAGGCGTCGACATCGGCCGCCGGCAGGCGCTGCATGGCACGGAACCACAGCAGCCGCAGGGCACCATCGTGGAAGGGCAGGTCCTGGCCCGTATGCACGGGCACGCCGACCAGCGGCCCGCCGAATTCGTAGGGCGCGAACAACGCCGCATGCCAACCCTGCCGCCAGCCTTGCGCGAGCATGGTGTCCAGCGCGCCCAGGCGGTCCAGCGCCTGCGCGACCTCGATGCGGTCCTCGCGCACGAAACCGGTGTACAGGCGCGAGGACCGGCCCGGTGCCGCGCCAGGGGAGGCGGCCGCATCGTCGAGCAGCACGAAGGGTTCGGACGCGGAAAGCAGGGAGGAAAGCGGGGGAACTGCCACGGCGGAAAACGACGGTGAGGGAGACAGGGGAGGCGAAGCGCCATTATCGCGCCAAGCGGCGTCGGCCGGGGAAAAGGCCGGATGCAGTCGAGCCGAAAGAGTGATCCCGGCCGCCGCGGCCGACCGACGCCCGCCCTCTCCCCCAGCCCCTCTCCCGCAAGCGGGAGAGGGCGGGGGAGAGGGGTGGTTTAGCAAGGCGCCACGTATAGACGAAGCCAACGATGTGCTCCAGCGCGCGAGCATAGGGACGAAGCCAACGGTGTGGCCCCAGCCGTCACGGCCGGCCGGCGGGAGAGTGGTCACAAGCCGCGCGGCACGACCACCGGCGCCAGCCGAATCCGCCAGGCGAAAAAAAAGCCGCGCTCGCGCGCGGCCTTGTTGCCACGGGACCGGCCCCGCAGCCGTCAGCTGAAGAAGCTCTTCACCTTGTCCAGCCAGGACTGCTCCTGCGGGCTGTGGCGCGAGCCGCCTTCGTGCACCGAGCGGTCGAACTGGCGCAGCATGTCCTTCTGCGCCTCGGTCAGCTTGACCGGCGTCTCCACGGCGACATGCACGTAGAGGTCGCCCGGATAACCGGAGCGCACCCCCTTGATGCCCTTGCCGCGCAGGCGGAAGGTCTTGCCCGCCTGGGTGCCTTCGGGCACCGGGAAGGTCGCCTTGCCGCCCAGCGTGGGCACTTCCAGGTCGCCGCCCAGCGCCGCGGTAGCGAAGGAAATCGGCATCTGGCAATGCAGGTCGTCGCCGTCGCGCTCGAACACCGCATGGGGCTTGATGTGGACTTCCACGTACAGGTCACCCGGCGGCCCGCCGTTGATGCCAGGTTCGCCGTTGCCGGACGAGCGGATGCGCATGCCCTCGTCGATGCCGGCCGGGATCTTGACCTCCAGCGTCTTCTGCGACTTCAGCCTGCCCTGGCCATGGCACTTGGTGCAGGGCTTGGGAATGTGCTTGCCGCTGCCGTGGCACTTCGGGCAGGTCTGCTGCATGCTGAAGAAGCCCTGCGACACGCGCACCTGGCCCACGCCGTTACAGGTCGGGCAGGTCTCGACATTGGTGCCGGGCTCGGCGCCGTTGCCGTGGCAGCGGTCGCACTCGTCCCAGTGCGGCACGCGGATCTGCGCCTCGTGGCCGTGCGCGGCCTGCTCCAGCGTGATCTCCATGCTGTAGCGCAGATCGGCGCCGCGGTAGACCTGCGGGCCGCCGCCGCCGCGGCGGCCGCCGCCGCCCTGGCCGAAGATGTCGCCGAAAATATCGCCGAAGGCCTCGGCGAAGCCGCCGTAGCCCTGGCCGCCGCCGAAACCGCCCGCCATATTGGGGTCGACGCCGGCGTGGCCGTACTGGTCGTAGGCGGCCTTCTTTTCCGGATCCGAGAGCATCTCGTAGGCCTCCTTGGCCTCCTTGAACTTCTCCTCGGCATCCTTGCTGTCCGGATTGCGGTCCGGGTGGTACTTCATCGCGAGCTTGCGATAGGACTTCTTGATCTCTTCGTCGCTCGCGTTCTTACCCACCCCGAGCACTTCGTAATAGTCACGTTTTGCCATGGTGGCTGCTTACCTGAGTGGCCGGGTGCGCAAGACGCGCGCACCGGGCGAATAGCAAAAAAGCCGAGCGAGGCATCCGACGGCGGTCACCCGCTTGGTCCGATGTCCGTCGCCCGGCGTCGGGACGGGTCACGGCGGGGCGCCCAGCCCGCGCCGCACCCGCGGTCCCGTTTACTTCTTGTCGTTGACTTCCTTGAACTCGGCATCCACGACGTTGTCGTCCTGCGGCTGCGCCTGCTGCTGCGCGCCGGCCGCACCGGCCGCGGCGCCTTCGCCGGCCTTGGCCTGCATGTCGGCGTAGACCTTCTCGCCCAGCTTCTGGCTGGCTTCCGACAGGGCGTTGATCTTGGCCTCGATGTCGGCCTTGTCGCCGCCGCGCACCGCATCTTCCAGTTCCTTGACGGCAGCCTCGATCTTTTCCTTCTCGCCGGCTTCCAGCTTGTCGCCGTACTCGGTGACCGCCTTCCGGGTCGAGTGGATCAGCGCATCGGCCTGGTTGCGGGCATCCGCCAGCTCACGGGCCTTCTTGTCTTCCTCGGCGTTGGCCTCGGCGTCCTTGACCATGCGCTGGATCTCGTCTTCCGACAGGCCCGAGTTCGCCTTGATGGTGATCCGGTTTTCCTTGCCGGTGGCCTTGTCCTTGGCGCCCACGTGCAGGATGCCGTTGGCGTCGATGTCGAAGGACACTTCGATCTGCGGCGTGCCGCGCGGCGACGGCGGGATGCCCTCGAGGTTGAACTCGCCCAGCAGCTTGTTACCGGAGGCCATCTCACGCTCGCCCTGGTAGACCTTGATGGTCACCGCGGGCTGGTTGTCGTCGGCGGTCGAGAATACCTGCGCGTGCTTGGTCGGGATCGTGGTGTTCTTGCCGATCATCTTGGTCATCACGCCGCCCAGCGTCTCGATGCCCAGCGACAGCGGGGTCACGTCCAGCAGCAGCACGTCCTTGCGGTCGCCCGACAACACCGAGCCCTGGATCGCGGCACCGACGGCCACGGCCTCGTCGGGGTTGACGTCCTTGCGCGCTTCCTTGCCGAAGAACTCCTTGACCTGCTCCTGCACCTTGGGCATGCGGGTCATGCCGCCGACCAGGATCACGTCATCGATGTCGCTGACCTTGATGCCGGCGTCCTTGATCGCGATGCGGCAAGGCTCGATGGTGCGCGTGATCAGTTCCTCGACCAGCGCTTCCAGCTTGGCGCGGGTGATCTTCAGGTTCAAGTGCTTCGGACCCGAGGCATCCGCCGTGATGTACGGCAGGTTGATCTCGGTCTGCTGCGAGCTCGACAGTTCGATCTTGGCCTTTTCGGCAGCTTCCTTCAGGCGCTGCAGTGCGAGCACGTCCTTGGACAGGTCGACGCCCTGCTCCTTCTTGAACTCACCGATGATGTAATCGATGATGCGCTGGTCGAAGTCCTCGCCGCCAAGGAAGGTGTCGCCGTTGGTCGACAGCACTTCGAACTGCTTCTCGCCATCCACGTCCGCGATCTCGATGATCGAGATGTCGAAGGTGCCGCCGCCGAGGTCATACACGGCGATCTTGCGGTCGCCCTTCTCGTTCTTGTCCAGGCCGAAGGCCAGCGCGGCCGCGGTCGGCTCGTTGATGATGCGCTTGACGTCCAGGCCGGCGATGCGGCCGGCGTCCTTGGTGGCCTGGCGCTGGCTGTCGTTGAAGTAGGCCGGCACGGTGATGACCGCTTCGGTCACCGGCTCGCCGAGGTAGTCCTCGGCGGTCTTCTTCATCTTGCGCAGCACTTCGGCGGAGACCTGCGGCGGCGCCAGCTTCTGCTCGCGCACCGACACCCATGCGTCGCCGTTGTCGGCCTTGACGATGGAGTACGGCATCAGGCCGATGTCCTTCTGGACTTCCTTCTCTTCGAACTTGCGGCCGATCAGGCGCTTCACCGCATACAGGGTGTTGCGCGGATTGGTGACCGCCTGGCGCTTGGCCGGCGCGCCCACCAGGATCTCGCCGTCTTCCATGTAGGCGATGATCGACGGGGTGGTACGGGCGCCTTCCGAATTCTCGATGACCTTGGGAGTGTTGCCTTCCAGGATCGCCACGCAGCTATTGGTGGTACCGAGGTCGATACCGATGATCTTACCCATTTATTCTCTCCTATTGAGCCATCGCTATCCGCGCGGCTGCAATTCAACCTGAGGCCGAAATTGTGGCACCCAGGGGCTTTTCAAGGGTCTACAGCGTTTTTCCGACTAAATTTCTCGACTTTTCGCGGGGATATCGGCAGGAGGCCGCGCGCCGGAACCCGGACGTGAAGTCCCGGCGCAACAAAGTCGACCTTTCGTCACTCATCCCGGGCGCGCTGCCACAGCACGTCGCTGCCGCCGGCGGACCGGTTGAGCACGCGGGCCAGCACGAACAGCAGGTCCGACAGGCGGTTCAGGTAGTGGCGCGGCGCATCGTTGAGCGCCTCGGCGGCACCGAGGGCAACCAGGCTGCGCTCCGCCCGGCGGCAGACGGCACGGCAGACGTGGGCCTGGGCCGCGCCCCGGCTGCCGCCCGGCAGGATGAACTCGGCCAGGCGCGGCAGGTCGGCGTTGTAATGGGCCAGCCACTCGTCGAGCCGGATCACGTGGGCCTCCTTGAGCAGCGGGTAACCCGGGATGGACAGTTCGCCACCGAGATCGAACAGGTCGTGCTGCACCTGCAGCAGGGCCCCGCGCACCGCCTCCGGCAGGTCCTCGGTCAGCAGCAGGCCGAGTTGCGAATTCAGTTCGTCGACATCGCCGATGGCGCCGATGCGCAGGCTGTCCTTTCCGGTTCGGCTGCCGTCGCCGAGGCCGGTGGTGCCGTCGTCGCCGGTGCGGGTCACGATCTTGGTCAGGCGCTTGCCCATGTTCTGCTCTCTCCTGCGGCGCTTGCCGCGCTATAGCTTGTGAACCGGACATTATGGCGCCGTTCGCGTCGCGCGGGCAGTCCGGCGCGGCCACCGCCTCCGGGCCGCCGGCCCCGGGGCGTAAAATAAACAAATTGACACCCAGACGAAACCGGGCCGCGCCCCTGCCGCCCGCCGGTCCGCTGCCGGCGGCGCGGGCGCCGGGAACGGGCCCGCAGGAGACCGGCATGAACCACCCCACCCCGCAAGCCGCGCTGGCGCGCCGCCCGCTGCCGCCCGCTGTCGTCCAGGCCCTGCAGGCCCGCTTCGGCGAGCGCTTTTCCACCTCGGCGGGCGTGCGCGAGCACCATGGCCGCGACGAATCGCCGTTCCCGCCCGCCCTGCCGGATGCCGTGGTGTTCGCGCACAGCACCGACGAGGTAGCCGCGGTGGCGCGGCTGTGCCATGACCACGACGTGCCGCTGATCCCCTATGGCGTCGGCTCCTCGCTCGAAGGCCACCTGCTGGCGGTGGCCGGAGGCATCAGCCTGGACCTGTCGCAGATGAACCGCGTCGTCGCGCTGCAGGCCGAAGACCTGACCGTGACCGTGCAGCCCGGCGTGACGCGCAAGCAGTTGAACCAGGAAATCAAGGATAGCGGGCTGTTCTTCCCCATCGACCCGGGCGCCGACGCTTCGCTGGGCGGCATGTGCGCCACGCGCGCCTCGGGCACCAATGCCGTGCGCTACGGCACCATGCGCGAGAACGTGCTGGCGCTGACGGTGGTCACCGCCGACGGCCGCGTGATCAAGACCGGCACGCACGCGCGCAAGTCTTCCGCCGGCTACGACCTGACCCGCCTGTTCATCGGCAGCGAAGGCACGCTCGGCATCCTGACCGAGATCACGGTGCGCCTCTACCCGCAGCCCGAGGCCATCTCGGCCGCGGTGTGCGCCTTCCCCAGCATGCGCAGCGCCGTGCAGGCGGTGATCGAGACCATCCAGCTCGGCGTGCCGGTGGCGCGCGTGGAGTTCGTCGACCCGCTCGCCATCCGCGCCATCAACCGGCACGACAAGCTGGCGCTGCCCGAGCTGCCCCACCTGTTCTTCGAGTTCCACGGCAGCGAGGCCGGCGTGCGCGAGCAGGCCGAGACGGTGCAGCAGATCGCCGCCGACCACGGCGGCCAGGGCTTCGAATGGGCAACCCGCCCCGAAGACCGCAGCCGCCTCTGGAATGCACGCCACCATGCCTATTTCGCCATGCTGCAGCTCAAGCCGGGCTGCCGCGCGGTGACCACCGACGTGTGCGTGCCGATCTCCCGCCTGGCCGACTGCGTGGGTGAGACCGAGCGCGACCTGCGCGCCTCTTCGCTGCCCTGCCCCATCGTCGGCCACGTCGGCGACGGCAATTTCCACGTGGTGATCCTGGTCGACCCGGCACTGCCGCGGGAGATGGAAGAGGCCGAGGCACTCAAC of the Cupriavidus malaysiensis genome contains:
- a CDS encoding cob(I)yrinic acid a,c-diamide adenosyltransferase, with the protein product MGKRLTKIVTRTGDDGTTGLGDGSRTGKDSLRIGAIGDVDELNSQLGLLLTEDLPEAVRGALLQVQHDLFDLGGELSIPGYPLLKEAHVIRLDEWLAHYNADLPRLAEFILPGGSRGAAQAHVCRAVCRRAERSLVALGAAEALNDAPRHYLNRLSDLLFVLARVLNRSAGGSDVLWQRARDE
- a CDS encoding FAD-binding oxidoreductase, coding for MNHPTPQAALARRPLPPAVVQALQARFGERFSTSAGVREHHGRDESPFPPALPDAVVFAHSTDEVAAVARLCHDHDVPLIPYGVGSSLEGHLLAVAGGISLDLSQMNRVVALQAEDLTVTVQPGVTRKQLNQEIKDSGLFFPIDPGADASLGGMCATRASGTNAVRYGTMRENVLALTVVTADGRVIKTGTHARKSSAGYDLTRLFIGSEGTLGILTEITVRLYPQPEAISAAVCAFPSMRSAVQAVIETIQLGVPVARVEFVDPLAIRAINRHDKLALPELPHLFFEFHGSEAGVREQAETVQQIAADHGGQGFEWATRPEDRSRLWNARHHAYFAMLQLKPGCRAVTTDVCVPISRLADCVGETERDLRASSLPCPIVGHVGDGNFHVVILVDPALPREMEEAEALNRRIVERALAMGGTCTGEHGVGLHKMDFLVREHGEDALDLMRAIKDALDPKHILNPGKIFRASR